The following coding sequences are from one Parabacteroides pacaensis window:
- a CDS encoding FecR family protein has translation MQELYQDFEAVDFLKDEKFLRWRLWENEEDVLFWKKFMDKYPQKKETIEEAIEKINLLKMNDYSLQVLEKKQMWINLNEKIRKRKTRKTRQFYSLLSGAAGIALLVLVTYFMVPFHPGSLRTGEIQKDSISPGKDIVLVLANKKTFTLEQNAAIQYTPEGNVVIDDQKKQLVTQTEDKKTEMNKLIVPRGRRSTLTLADGTKVWINSGTIVEFPPVFNENTRHIYVDGEIYIEVAKNENQPFIVNTSYFKVQVLGTRFNISAYKEEATHSVVLVKGSVEVSSQAGNPVRLHPDEMLCMEENGYTTRKVDVYEYISWKDGILQFTRQPLIQIINHLARYYDLQITCDENIRLMSCSGKLVLFDDINKVLHAIETTVPVKYQKNGNEITFSKNNIN, from the coding sequence ATGCAAGAATTATATCAGGATTTTGAGGCAGTTGACTTTTTGAAGGATGAAAAATTCCTGAGATGGAGGTTATGGGAAAATGAAGAAGACGTTCTTTTTTGGAAAAAGTTCATGGATAAATATCCCCAAAAAAAAGAAACGATAGAAGAGGCGATTGAAAAAATCAACTTGTTGAAGATGAATGATTATTCTTTACAAGTATTAGAGAAAAAGCAGATGTGGATAAATTTGAATGAAAAGATCAGGAAAAGAAAGACACGTAAAACAAGACAATTCTATTCTCTTCTGTCTGGAGCTGCCGGCATAGCGTTGTTAGTCTTGGTTACTTATTTTATGGTTCCTTTCCATCCAGGTTCTTTACGTACCGGAGAGATACAAAAAGATAGCATTTCGCCTGGGAAAGATATAGTATTAGTTCTGGCAAATAAAAAGACATTTACCTTGGAGCAAAATGCGGCTATTCAATATACACCCGAAGGAAATGTGGTAATTGATGACCAGAAAAAACAATTGGTTACCCAAACGGAGGATAAGAAAACCGAAATGAATAAGCTGATTGTTCCACGAGGAAGACGATCTACCTTAACTTTAGCAGACGGAACGAAAGTTTGGATAAATTCCGGTACAATAGTAGAATTTCCACCTGTTTTTAATGAAAACACCCGGCATATTTACGTGGACGGAGAGATCTATATCGAGGTAGCCAAAAATGAAAACCAACCCTTTATTGTAAATACTTCTTATTTTAAAGTACAGGTGTTAGGTACTCGATTCAATATTTCTGCTTATAAGGAAGAAGCAACTCATTCCGTTGTATTGGTAAAAGGTAGCGTAGAAGTTTCTTCCCAAGCTGGTAACCCGGTCAGGTTGCATCCCGATGAAATGCTTTGTATGGAAGAAAACGGATATACTACCCGTAAAGTGGATGTATATGAGTATATCAGTTGGAAAGACGGTATTCTTCAATTTACCCGTCAACCTTTAATTCAAATTATTAACCATCTTGCCCGGTATTACGACCTGCAAATAACCTGTGATGAAAATATCCGGTTGATGAGTTGTAGCGGAAAACTGGTATTGTTCGATGATATTAACAAAGTATTGCATGCCATAGAAACAACAGTACCCGTAAAATATCAAAAGAATGGAAACGAAATAACTTTTAGTAAAAACAATATCAACTAA
- a CDS encoding STN domain-containing protein gives MKITILLFVLGIVPAFSSTYSQETLLTLHIKAKKIGEVFRNIEMKSEYVFFFSDEIRPEMERKIDIRVEAETLDKILDKICTETGLSYEIIDRQVTVTKAKKEKVQVPALPQTQKKSIRQGYRS, from the coding sequence ATGAAAATAACAATTCTTTTATTCGTATTGGGAATCGTACCCGCTTTTTCTTCTACGTATTCCCAAGAAACGTTGCTTACCTTACATATAAAAGCAAAAAAGATAGGAGAAGTCTTTCGGAATATAGAAATGAAAAGCGAATATGTTTTTTTCTTTTCCGATGAGATCCGCCCGGAAATGGAGCGGAAGATCGATATCCGGGTAGAAGCGGAAACCTTGGATAAAATACTGGATAAGATATGTACAGAAACCGGGCTTTCGTATGAAATTATAGACCGGCAAGTGACTGTAACAAAAGCGAAGAAAGAAAAAGTACAAGTTCCAGCTTTGCCGCAAACACAAAAAAAAAGTATCCGGCAGGGTTACCGATCATAA